Genomic segment of Corythoichthys intestinalis isolate RoL2023-P3 chromosome 7, ASM3026506v1, whole genome shotgun sequence:
gtgaataaacATTTGTCGCTTAAGTGGCGACATGCATATAAATGATAAAAGACGGGTCACTGTGGTACAACCAACCATATCTAAAGATTTCTCTTAGACTCAAAGGATAACTTGAAAGGAATTTTTAGTATCTTACCCTTTgcttcatccagaatgaatccaGTTTGTAGGTAGTCCATGACAGTTGATAGAACATACCTAGTGACCCCATCACCAATGGCAGCATCACCTTGCAAAATTTCAAAGGGAGTTAATGTCAAAAAAATCATTCCAGAGGCTGTTTTTTATTGATATAAAGCTTGTAGATTCAGTAATGAGCAATCTAAACAGCAAACAGACACCAGGATGAAGAAAACACATTCTGGTAAGTAATTTACATATTGTACAGCTACATTATTTAACAGGTTTATCTCCTTTCTTTGTTCATGCCTGCACAAAAATTAGGTGAAATGTGATTGCTTTTGAACATGTTCTATCAACACACTTGACTTGGCGTGTACCTGTAAGTTTGCACTGCAGTTGATTAGCCCACTGCACCCGTGGCCTCTTATAGAAAGATACAATGGCTCGGTTCCTGTCCTCCACTGAATCCAGCAGACTTAGATTAAAAACTTGGTGGTTGCCGTCTTTGTGGGCCTCACGAGTGATGTGTGTAAAAAGTTGTGCTGCCTTGATGGGATCCACCTCTGTAATCCAAGCTTAAAAACAAATCGAAGGTGGTCAGTGCTTGCATGAGCATATTGAGGAATAAGATAAAATGAGTTCATTAAGAGTATGAGAAATGTACGATTACGTCAAAAAATGAACTAACAATGGAAGTCATTCAGTACAGTTGAGTGCGTTCAGATAGTAGATataattttattacattttgtcATGTTGCAGCCTTATGCTCACAAAATAATGTTCTTCTCAAATGTTCCTTGTGAACAATACTTGATGGCATGCACGTCTGATCTATTCTTTACTGTCATCTGCAAAACCTTATTTAGATGGGTAGGTTTCTGTTTTATGAAGACAAATTCAAAACTACCTGTAATTGGTCACGCTAAAGTGTCTGGATCAATGTGATAtttgtaagggtgtaacggtacacaaaaatctcggttcggtacatacctctgttttgaggtcacggttcggttcattttcagtacagtaaaaaaacaaaatgcaaaatataaatgtgctagttgcgtattaaacacttttgtgctttcaacactaggaacattagcctatacaaagctagaattctgctcaaaaagtagcgggtatttaaagataatccaacaacaatttgcctttcagtattggtcagctttttttctgaaagaaaagacaaaagaagtcctgtgctaaagagaaaagcaatcccaatgacaaagattttaacatgtattttacaactgaaatgcctcaatgaaacatttttttttcttatgaacggttttctaaagctttattggtggattttctcaaagcgccacacaaaaattaataaatttaattgtgtaagcagaatgagtgtattattcttattatttaattacaggtgttttagctcatgtcattttatttaaatgggctattatttatttcattgtgtgtttatatttcacaaatgtgatgtagtattcatttatattgtatattttatgttgtataactttaattcctatgtgaatattagttcctacttgttttgttgtggttggaaggttttgtattgaacacggggccgtgttggtgattattatagcagagaagacggcagtaaatcaacaaagacaagtcaactgtgcaccCATCTACCACTCaaaagatctgatggactcaaaaagtaggttacgattgcatattagtttgaaaatcgatcgGATCCACctattacacgagtgacttccggcccgatcctagctagtagtattgacgcagcagggctgcgtctcgcgtcaaataataaactctgccgttcttttcgcgtgcgttgctttgagccgcttctgggacgcatctaacacgcggccgcactgcgactggtgtgcattggctgattaacTTTACCGCCCGCGTTTcattgcgttctcgcggcggccatgttgtcgcgccattgacgtttctgggttatactgtcctacagtCTTGGtcgtcattatagtagagaagacggagtaattataatctacacaaagaaactgtaacccgatcgactcacagcctcgaaaagtaagggttatcttacgtcagaaactcgttcggtacgcgtccgttccgaaccaacTACCACGTACTgtaacggttcaatactattacatgtaccgttacacctttagatatttgatttttttcttgcttcaatctacttttaaactaaataaattGCTGTCTCATTTGTCAGTGCGCAACATTTTGTCTGGACTCCCAATGATGAGGTATGTTTTTCATGGAATATTGCTGCATCAATGCCaaattaaatgcaaaataaTTCATACTTAATGTTAATAGGTTAATGCATATACAGAGAGGATGCAAAGATGGTGACAGTAGTGAATTTGAATAGTGATTGCAAAATTGGTTCCTAGATTTGTGATAGGCGTTAAGAGCAGCAAAAATGATCATTCATGTTCAACCATACCATCTACGCCGTCTACTGGATGTTCAGGATCTCCTAATGGGTCCCGCAATTGGTTTGATGAGTTTGCCGCTGATGAAAATATaggcaaaatattaaaatgtagCAATAGATTTTTTGTACATTGATAGTTCTCTCAAAGAGGTCTTTCATTCTGCccacaaattttttttgtttaaatcagcgtaataaaaaattaatcacttgATGGTTATTAGAAGTGTTGCCAAATGTGAAATGTGTCATTCAGCCACAAAATTTATCCAGAAAGAAAGCAGAACAAAAACCCTGAGCTGAATGTGTCCAAATCATTCAAGTTCAACCTACCATCCACTGGATGTTCAGGATCACCTGATGAGACCCCCAGATGGTATGATGAGCTTGCTGTTGATGGgaatacagaaaaatattagAATGTAGTAACTTCCAATGTACATAACATCTGTTATCTAAAAAGGGGTGctgtatttcacttttttttaatcagcacaatgacatattcaatcatTGGACTGCTACTAGAAGTGAGGCCAAATATGAAACTTTTAAATCATCCACAAAATGTATCTGGAAAGAACATCAAATACAAACCCTGAGATGAACCTATGTCTAGGCTGTCTGCAACCATTGCACCAACCTCTTGTGAGATCAGCGCACCTACCCACTCGATCCAGTTGTAGTCTCATTCCCACCAAATAAGCACAAAACTTTCTTCTTAGCTAAATCATCCAAATCAGTCATGTTCAACCTACCTTCCACTGGATGTTCACGATCTCCTGATGGGACCCTCAGCTGGTGTGATGAGCTTGCTGCTGATGGGAATATGGAAAAATATTAGAATGTAGTAATAGCAACAGTATGTGCATTGAAGTTATCTCAAAAGGGGTTCTGtattaatttcacttatttttaaTCAGTACAATGAGATATTAATTGATTGGATTGTTATTAGAAGGAAGGCCAAATATAAAACTTGGCAATCATCCAAAAAATATATCTGGAAAGGAACTCTGAATACAAACCCTGAGCTGAAACTGTGTCCAGGCTGTCTTCAAACATAGCCACCTCTTGTGAGGTCAGCGCACCTGTCCCACTGGATCCAGCTCTAGGCTCATTATCACCCTGTGAATGACTTCAAAGAATACAAATTAAGTAGGTGGTTAGTCTAGTATCATGCCAATACATACAGCCACTTCAATCAGTGCCTTCCGTAACAGTAATTAAACACATGCAGTTTCTTGCATTGAAGAAGTTAAAAACATTCATAATACTTTTGAGGCTTAAGTGACATGTCGAGCCAAATATCAATGTCGTcaggatgggggaaaaaaatagtgtggCCTTGATTTTGTGTGTTAAAAATACGATTGATACTAATTCATTAAAGATACCCAAATTTTGAGAACCAGAAGTAATTTGAACACAAGTAGATGTCCTGCATTGGTTTCTTTCAAAAACTGATCAGCGAACGGCCGACCAGTTGAGGGAGCAACTTAACGTGTCTGCCaataagatgaaaaaaaaaaaaaaaaaaaaaaaaaaaagacaagtacAATATTGACTAACCAACTGGGCCACTATGAAGTACGCTAAAAAAACACTGGTACagacataataataatataaatttgGACATATTATTACATTTTTGATGTCTGCCATAAATAAGTTAAGTACATTTGACAGCTGACAAAGTATCATTCTCATCATCTTGACTAAATCGAAATTTTGGTCAATACCTTAAGCATGCCACATTGTGTTGCCTTATTTGGGAAAATGGAAATTCCTCTCCACACACAATGCATGCAGTCTGTGGTCCAATTTCCGTCCTCGCATCACTCGCTTCCTATGTTCAAAGAAGTATAACTCATTTTAGAACATACAAAGGCCTTAGAAAAATGTTGAATCTGTTTCCATTAAGTGTACGAATGATTTCGTGTTGCCAACATCatgtgaatgaaaaaaaaaaaaaaatagaccgaTAAGTTTTTGTCAGGGCCAATTTGGAGCCAATATTTACTTTCAGTGAAAGCGAAAGTACTggtgttaaaatttttaaagttACAAACTCATTTATTAACTTTGTTTGGACATCTctttgcatattttattgaagaacttTTCAGAtttgtgaaatatttttttaagttagaCAACAGACATCTTTGTTTTACAATACTCAAAAAGTGTTCAGGGAGTCCCCAAGGTTATCAGCACGTCTGAAAAAGTTTGATGtaaacaggttaaaaaaaatctatgaaaACATAAGCGTTttcaaatacatatatatatatatatacattaatatgtgtatgtatacaaaaaataaattgatcAATTATTAGACAATAAATTTTTAATAAGGCCAATGCAAATAGTTGTCAAAATGCTGAATATCAGAGCCGATAATTGCCTCGACCAACAATTGGTCCATCCCTAATTAAAAGAGCTGATTTTACGATTTCACAAACTGTTTATTCATGTTGGCAATTTtggataatatttttttaatattaaaaattattataaacAACATATCTGAAACTAAGTATTACTTGTTCCATGCTCATGCTGAGCTGCAGAGGGCGAATATAAATTGTTGTCTGGTTTATTCCAAGACTTGGATCTTTCAGATAGTCCACAGTGTAGCCTCTGTTAGGACATGGAAGAGGAAGCAGTTGGCGGCTCCTTGTACTTCCCCTGAGTCTCAAAAGTTCAAACCCCCCTGCATCCTTCAACTTGGGAAAGGCTGATAGGATAAATTCTTGGAAATGACCAGGGCATGATGGGTCACCTAAGAAATAATGCACAGAGGTTCTTAGAAAAATCAATGCAAACTGTACAGATCATGGTAAATCTTGTCAATAACAATACAAAACATATTACTTATCGAATACTGACATTAAACTCAGACTACAAAAGCTATTTGAAAAGAAGATCAGAGTGAAGCTACTGAAAACGTAGGATTAAAATACACCAATAAAATATCAAGTCTTATATTCATATACTCTTATTTGTTTTACACACCCAAAGGTGAAACACTTGAAGGTCTAATTGGTTTATTTGACATATACATCTTAATTTTGTGTCTGCCTGTAATAGCAAATGAAGGTaactggtgttatacttgtatagcggttTTCCACCATTTATGGCCCTCAAAGTACTTTACACTACATCCCCATCCAATTACTGGTGActgagcaccaggagcaacatggggttcagtatcttgctcaaagaTACTTAGATGAGTTCATCAGGttcggagaatcgaacccacagcatctgggttgggggacaactactctaccactgagccacaccaccccCGCGGTGAAAGAACTGACTGAAATGATCTGACAAGTTGTCTTGACAAAATGTGCTCCAGTTCCAAGTTACAATTTTCTTCAGTATAATATGGAGAAACTTGTAGCCACACCTACTATAAATTGCACATTTGAATGCAGAGTAGTAACTGAGGAGATGAAAATCACAAAATTACATAATTTACCTTGAAAGTTCAAGCGGCTCGCACCCAGCCCTGCTCTTTGGAGACGTTCCTTCTCAATGGCCGTTGGTGCAAAGTTGGAATCTTTTTTAGCAAGGCAACAGAACATATGTGTGTAGCTATACCGCTGGATTGATCTTGGCTGCCTGGATGGCTGCCTTGACAGCTGCCTAGTAGTCTGCCTCGGCCTAGCAGATGTGTAGGCAGAAAATAGTCTTGAAACTTCAGCTATAAAGAAGAACACAAAACAGAATTTGAGGTATCAAAAAAACCAATGGCTGTAAGTAAAAGGCAGCCTTCTTTTAGCTACGGTATGTGACATGGGTATGCGATATTacaatgtatgtacagtatgtatggaaGACATGTTGCAAAGCTTACCATCAACAGGGTGATGTCGGCCAACTGTTGGTGTTCCTGATACGACAATGGGTGTAAATGTTATTTAACAATACACAAATATTGGTACACTGACCTACAGTGGAGTACATTAACCATGACATTCATGACAGACAACAACCATTATTGACAAAATGATGCAATATTTTGTGGtttattttcttatttattACTTGGTGATTTCAACAGTCTTACTGACTGCTGCTTGTACAAATATGAATTATATATGCAATTTTGTAGGGTATATTTATTGGTAATTGTGCATTTGTAATTTGGCATATAGATGTACCACATAGGCATACTATGTGCCCTCTCCGTGGCATTGGTTGGAGGCCCTAAGCCTCAAGATTCGTCGTTCATTCGGAGCGACATTACGATAAGATTGACCATTTTTTTGTAATCATGACTCTCAGCCCCTAGTTAAGAATACACCTAAAACGTGCTATCGTAAACCACACAAACTTAAATGTGTCAATTTTGCTTCACTAATGGGCGCTAAAACATCACGCTAAACTGTCCTTGTGAGTTTAACGTTGTTAGCAAATTTACCTGTGTCCCGTCTTGCCTCTCCTTCCTGAGCTCCATCCGAGGTATTAGCTTGTGGAAGAGGATATAGACTCAACTTAGCTCAAATTGACTtagtaaaaagttaaaaataaaagaaaaaaaaaaacaaaaaaaaacaccacattacCAATTTAATACGTTTGATATGTACCTCGTTCCAACTCATCCAAACGATTGGCAGCCTCCCGCAGCAGCGCAGACACTGACCTTCTCGACGACTCCATTACTTTGCCGCAAAATATCTGCGTCATTTTAACTTGGTCTTGGCGAACAGCAGGTAGGCAGGCAGGCCTAGTCGAGCTCTGAACTTGCATGTCGATTGACCAATGGGTGAATAGTTCAACATATGTAGGACCGCCTCCTCATTTGAATAACATTTCCACCTGCACTTTCATGCTGACAATGAAATAagtgaaaaaaagggaaaagcgcttttatttattgattgacatttattttaataattagatatttttttgtatttatttccacatttatttttgtatttatttttacatttttaatctaatatcttatttttgtatatatattcatttttatttctacttttatttaattagctatttatttccatatttatttttgtatttatatttaatttttgtaacctatttcttatttttgtatttatattcgtttttattttcctttttattgattgatttatttttatttttattttgaattttggcATTTTTGGTCCTCCATAGATAACTGGATAGCAGTTTACctcttagataaaatattttccgtttgatttgcttttcattcattagAATGGCTCTTTATTGTCATAGCAAATAATTAGACCACAGTTGATCTCTACAATTTAATGTTTAATGCTCAGTATTAGTTTGTATTACTTGACAAATATGTTGTTTAGCCATCTAGATGTATACAATGGTTTTATTTGTCATGCCAATAGAAAAGGAGCACTTTCGCCTCCTTTGTTATTATATTAAAAAGTGCAACTTATTTGCATGCACAAGCCTTTGAAACCTTGGCATCAATGAGTCAGTATTTACAAAACATCATGCAAGACATAAGACACTTGCCTTAATGAACACttgggtaaaaaaaacaatatatacacaggaaAAAGGATAATAGAATGACACTTTATTGGGATAAATGGGTTCACATATTTACAGTTTattctacattatttacaaGTGTGTCCATCCAGATTTTTGTTAAGGGGGCGGGTTTCGCAGTTCTTTCTGCTGGCGCTGCTCATTCAGCCACACTTCTAAAGATTTGCCTCCTGACGAACTGAGGCAAAAGGTGGCCCTGCCAAAGCGGCTGTGTCCAAACTCCTTAATTTTGGGTTGCCCACACTTTGAGCACTTGTTAACTGCCACTTCGCGGACATATCTTCTTTTCTGGACTCCACTGGCTTCCTGTTCTGCCCTGCGCCGCTTGTTCCTCACTGTGAGACGGGACACAGGAGCCACTGGGGCAACAGGAGTTTGAGCCTGGACAGGGGCGGCTAGGGACCAACCAGGGTTTAAAACAATGATCTGAGGCGGCAATGCAGGAGCTGGGAGAGCAAGAGGAGCAGGAGGATGTGCTGGAGCGATGGGCCGGACGACAGTGGCACTAGCAGGCTGTCTACCCGGCCGCAACTTAGGAGCCTGTCCCGCCCTGTTTGGAGGAAGGACGAACTCATGCTGGGGCCCTGATGTGGAGGGAGGCTTCTCCATCCTTTCCCGTGGAGCAGGAAGCTGTGAGCTGGCCACAGCGATGCGGTCCTCACAAGCAAGGCCTTGGGAAAGGACACTTCGCTCCTGAGAGTTCTCCCGTCGATTACACCTGCAGCCATAAAGTGTAAACATTACAAATGACCGCTAAACTTTTTACATAAATGTcaatataaaaaacattgtgcttACCACTGAGTGAGAGTCCTCTGATTCAGCAGAAAAAGTTGAAGAGAGGTGGCCTCCATCAGGGTGTGGCAGTTCAGCACCACGTCTCGGATGTGGTGGTAGTCATTGAGTACTTTGGTCCAACGAGGAAGGCGGACTCCATCCTTTTTACTTGGAGACTTGTGTAGTGCACACAGCTTGACGCACATAGTCTCAACTAAGCGGCTGGAGCTGGGCCACTGAGCTGGCCCTCCTGGATGACCAATCAGGCACCTCTTCACACTGTCCACACCCGGTGTCGTTCCTGCGTTCTTCGGGGCCTTGTAGCGTCCGTGGACAAGCTTGGGCTGGTGTCTGGGCTGGTAGTGGATCCTCCGCTTGTCCCCTTCAGGTAGAGCAGTCCACAAGAGGATGACCTCGCTGACCTGCTGCTCGTCCAGGTAGCGTGCCTGACGGAGGGACACCAGGTATTCAGCCAAGTCCTGGACCTTATCCCAGCCAGGTACGCCATCAGGTCCAAGAATTGGAGCCTGCGTAGAAATATCAAAATGAATCAACAAATGATATTAAATTAATGAAAATTACTTGTAAATACTGAAGGGAAATTCAATACAACACACAGCATGTCAAAGCAAATAGAGACTAATAATGATCAGTCAACTCACAAGAGTCTGGTCTGCAGCACTGGACCCAGCAGATGTGGCAGGATCAGAGGCAGCACTAGGCTCGTCAGGGTGCTGAAGAGGACGCTGCAGGGGGGAGGGCACACGACGCTGGGAAGGGGACTTCGGTGGAGGCAGCCCTTGACTGGATGTGGATGGCTGTGGGACAGTCTCGATGGTGTCATAGAGGACAGGCACCGTCAAGTCGATAGGTTCCTCCTCCAGAAAACCTTCGTCCTGCACCTCCTCATCGTCCATCTGCTCCACCAGTCGATCCTCATCCTCCGGGTTTTCCATGTCAGTAAGGGATTTACCAGTCTGACTGTACAGGTACTCCATGCCTAGAAGCTCCCCTGCataaacacatacacacacacacacaaaaaaaaagatcaatcaAGTGTTTGAAATAAtgtattaaatattaaaatttaacattaaatacatttattgaATACATTTTATAAATGAAAACTTCTTTATACTTCATTACATTGTGAAGATGACATCTAATCTTTAATTCTTCATCAATAAAAATACTTTTGCTacaattttccaaaaatgtcagaGTTAACAAGAATTATTCTTGCCTGTGTAAACCCCCGGACGCTGGAAGCACTCGTCCAAGGACTTCTTCAGGACCTTGCGGCTGAGCCGGTCCATGGCCTCCCTCTCAGCACTGTCATAGGTCCTCAGCTCATGTTTTCCTGTCACAGCATGTTCCATTCTGTCCTGGTTCCAGCGCATCAGACCTTCCAGGAGATAGGCCTGGAAGTGAGCGTCACTGGCACTGGTCCCTGCaggttaaacaaaaaaatacatagaCTCTGTGTTAGGAGCAAAAACGATTTACTGTAATACAGCAGTTTGCTTGAAAGTAAGTAATAACCCACCAGGGATGAAGCGGTTCAAATGGAGGTGGAAGGACTCCAATGAGGTGGAGCCACGAGCACAGCGATAGCAGCAGAGCTCCACACCACCTTTCTTCAGTGACCCCGTCTTCATGTACAGAGGGAAGCCCTCTGGGTCCTGAATACAAGCGATGTGCCTCTGCTGGTCTATCCAGATCTGTTGGATACGCTCGTGGTCCAGCAGTGGTACACCCAGAGTGTCCCTCCCCTTCTCGCTGTCCATCTCGTCAATTAGCGATTTAATCCTCCTAGCAGTCTCCTCCACGCCTCTGGTCCTCTTGCGGCAGTGCAGTGCCAACTCCTTCTTGCTGATCAGCTTGTCCAGGGCCTTCTCTGAGACTGGACCTGCTCCTCTGGCCCGCAGCTCCCCTTGTTTGGCCAGCCGAAGAGCAGTGACATCTTCTGGGTCCAGCTCAAAGATGCACCTGGAGAGTCGAGCCATGAAGATGCCGTAAAGCTGATGGGCTTCCGTGATGACGGCTGCAGCAAACCGCCTCATGAAGTGCCAGATGTCCAGATGCACTTGGAGCTCATCCCACTCAGCAAACGTGGCCCTGACCAGCGACTGTCCCTGTGCATGTGGAGTGCAGCAGTCTCTGTCCACATACAGGATAGCGGGTGGTGCCACTCCCGCTTCCCTGTACCTCCTCACCAGACCCGCTGCCATGGGCCGCAGTCCGTGCCCTTCTGCGGCCGTGAGCACCGACACCAGAATCTGGCCGTGTTCATTGCCCACGTTGGTGCACCAGCCAGCAGTGTTAGCAGCTGCTCCAGCCAGTTTTTTGGTAACCTATATGAAAAACATGTCAAATGAGCAACTatgacaaaaataaaagcattcacaTCATTTTTAAAACTCAGTTTTTTTACTTTACCTTTTTAGTGGAGTCCATCTTGAGGACAGAGCCAAAGACTGAGGTTATCTTGGCTTTGACCTCAGGTAGCCGTGAGAGGACGTCCCTGGCGTACACAGACAACAGCCACTTGGGTTTTGGAAGGGCTGGGAGTGGCGGGGGTGCAGAGAAAACTGGAGGCTCAGTCATGGAGGAGTCGGCGAAGGGCTCGCAGGCAGTGAGGTACTCCAGCGTGCACCGTGTCCACGCTGCACTGTGCTCTTCTTGCAGCTTTCTGTAAAGCTGCGTGACACTGTTGCCCTGGGTCCGCTCCCGCATCATTATGACCACACGGTGATCACACGAGTACCTACAGAGAGTCGTATCATTCTGGTCAATGTCGCATTTTATTGTTTAACATTATTAAAGCAATGCCTTCTATTTTATACACCACAAGCACATTATAGTACATTGCTCTTATTCttgataattcatacctgtatgTCAGAATGGCGGGGAATTTTCTACGGTGCCCCATGTCGAGCTGTGCCAGGATGTCGTCAGACCAGGCCGGGTACTTCTTCTTGCATCCTTTGCACTCCAGGTACTCCGTGGCCATGTCATACCACCCATCTATGTCCAGGACCTTGCGCACAGTGCGATAAAGGCCAGCGGCTGTCAGCCTGTGGTTATTGCAGGCTGGCTGGACACAGACGAGTGGAATGGACCACATCTTCAGCGGCATCCAGAGAAACAGAGGGCGACAGAAGAAGACGTCAGGAGAGGCAGGAGGCTGGGTGAAGACATTCGGCGGCTGAGGAGGATACCACCAGAATACAGGATTGGGCATCAACTCCAGCTTCCCTGTATTTGTGTTGGCCCtgaacagagccttcctaatcCAGTCCTGCTGGAATGAAGGAAGCTGCTCCTTCCAGTGTCTCGGCAGCTCTGCAGGTGGCTGGGACACAGGAGTCCACACCACTGGAGGAGCAGGGGCTGGGGCTGGAACTGGCGCAGCAGTGCCTGGAGCGTAAAAAGAAAGCGTTAGTTTCATGGAGATTGCGAATGAAACTATGATTGGGATAAACAATGATATAAAAACAGTTCACATACATACACCTTTAAATATCATTTTTTCTTTGACTGGGGACTGGCGCATGCCAAGTGCCAGTTATCTGTATAAATGAAGAAATACATCAAGAAATACATATAAttacaaaatattaacacaAAATTGTTTATAAAACATTGTTTGAGATTTACGTACTTTGAGAAAGTTGTTCCTCTGCTTGTGAGGCCGCTACCACCATCTCCTGGTCATCTACCTGGTCAAAAAAATCCCCAGCAGCACTATCTGTAAAAACATAGAACACAAAGCATGAAGCAAATGTCACCATCACACCTGCACACATCGACCTGCACTAGATGCTCACCACAGGTAAAGAGCCGTCTTCGGGCTGCGCGCTGAGACGGAGATGGGCAACGTGGCTCTGCAGCTGTTGTTCAAAACAAGATGCTTTTTTAGATACACATATATAGGAATAACTTTAATACCTGCACATCATCTGAATACTTACAGGGTTTGGCTGGACTCATTAACTTCTTTGCCAGCTGTGAAGCAGACAGATGTGTCCCACGAGC
This window contains:
- the LOC130919178 gene encoding uncharacterized protein LOC130919178, producing MEYLYSQTGKSLTDMENPEDEDRLVEQMDDEEVQDEGFLEEEPIDLTVPVLYDTIETVPQPSTSSQGLPPPKSPSQRRVPSPLQRPLQHPDEPSAASDPATSAGSSAADQTLAPILGPDGVPGWDKVQDLAEYLVSLRQARYLDEQQVSEVILLWTALPEGDKRRIHYQPRHQPKLVHGRYKAPKNAGTTPGVDSVKRCLIGHPGGPAQWPSSSRLVETMCVKLCALHKSPSKKDGVRLPRWTKVLNDYHHIRDVVLNCHTLMEATSLQLFLLNQRTLTQWCNRRENSQERSVLSQGLACEDRIAVASSQLPAPRERMEKPPSTSGPQHEFVLPPNRAGQAPKLRPGRQPASATVVRPIAPAHPPAPLALPAPALPPQIIVLNPGWSLAAPVQAQTPVAPVAPVSRLTVRNKRRRAEQEASGVQKRRYVREVAVNKCSKCGQPKIKEFGHSRFGRATFCLSSSGGKSLEVWLNEQRQQKELRNPPP
- the LOC130919003 gene encoding uncharacterized protein LOC130919003, which codes for MTQIFCGKVMESSRRSVSALLREAANRLDELERANTSDGAQEGEARRDTGTPTVGRHHPVDAEVSRLFSAYTSARPRQTTRQLSRQPSRQPRSIQRYSYTHMFCCLAKKDSNFAPTAIEKERLQRAGLGASRLNFQGDPSCPGHFQEFILSAFPKLKDAGGFELLRLRGSTRSRQLLPLPCPNRGYTVDYLKDPSLGINQTTIYIRPLQLSMSMEQEASDARTEIGPQTACIVCGEEFPFSQIRQHNVACLSHSQGDNEPRAGSSGTGALTSQEVAMFEDSLDTVSAQASSSHQLRVPSGDREHPVEASSSYHLGVSSGDPEHPVDAANSSNQLRDPLGDPEHPVDGVDAWITEVDPIKAAQLFTHITREAHKDGNHQVFNLSLLDSVEDRNRAIVSFYKRPRVQWANQLQCKLTGDAAIGDGVTRYVLSTVMDYLQTGFILDEAKGVRTLLFEGEQDHLVPSTSRELQESDMFVVAGRILGHCFLHDGPRLFGLSLAVIHVLFGGSQETATITLEDCVDQEVREVISLLEGTEILLEEEKSKVLAVSLPWDLPPVTSENRWWLKDRILTHAFRNVYVFNTC
- the LOC130919004 gene encoding uncharacterized protein LOC130919004, whose amino-acid sequence is MRQSPVKEKMIFKGVCTAAPVPAPAPAPPVVWTPVSQPPAELPRHWKEQLPSFQQDWIRKALFRANTNTGKLELMPNPVFWWYPPQPPNVFTQPPASPDVFFCRPLFLWMPLKMWSIPLVCVQPACNNHRLTAAGLYRTVRKVLDIDGWYDMATEYLECKGCKKKYPAWSDDILAQLDMGHRRKFPAILTYRYSCDHRVVIMMRERTQGNSVTQLYRKLQEEHSAAWTRCTLEYLTACEPFADSSMTEPPVFSAPPPLPALPKPKWLLSVYARDVLSRLPEVKAKITSVFGSVLKMDSTKKVTKKLAGAAANTAGWCTNVGNEHGQILVSVLTAAEGHGLRPMAAGLVRRYREAGVAPPAILYVDRDCCTPHAQGQSLVRATFAEWDELQVHLDIWHFMRRFAAAVITEAHQLYGIFMARLSRCIFELDPEDVTALRLAKQGELRARGAGPVSEKALDKLISKKELALHCRKRTRGVEETARRIKSLIDEMDSEKGRDTLGVPLLDHERIQQIWIDQQRHIACIQDPEGFPLYMKTGSLKKGGVELCCYRCARGSTSLESFHLHLNRFIPGTSASDAHFQAYLLEGLMRWNQDRMEHAVTGKHELRTYDSAEREAMDRLSRKVLKKSLDECFQRPGVYTGKNNSC